In Brachypodium distachyon strain Bd21 chromosome 2, Brachypodium_distachyon_v3.0, whole genome shotgun sequence, one genomic interval encodes:
- the LOC100826220 gene encoding glucosidase 2 subunit beta isoform X4 has translation MKLLALPLLLWIFAATAAPFSLPLETLGIAPQDEAYYRGGVIKCRNGSGKFTRDQLNDDFCDCADGTDEPGTSACPEGKFYCQNAGHSPITIFSSWVNDGICDCCDGSDEYGSNTTCKNTCWEAGKAAREKLKKKVATYKSGVVIRNQEVEKAKVAIAKDEAELTKLKGEEKILQGLVDKLKEQKRLIEKAEEEERLIKEKEEKRIKEEAEKKAAEEKKAPDASQEADSQDTNQNAQEGESKVAEHHDGHVTDNENHSPESGTSVEELDIKAGTGDDALPKEMSAVPTKEQDLTSVNSEGLSKEDLGRLVASRWTGENVDDVGKGDKKGHEDELDIPEPAEEGLEDVHDIPEPAEENYAGYHSEVEDDRHKFDDDLSNASDDEYADDHEEPDESYKSDDDHKSDSYKSDDDHKGQASWLDKIQQTAQNVLQKFNFFKTPVDLSEASHVRKEYDDASTKLSKIQSRITTLTDKLKQDFGNEKEFYYFYDQCFEGKEGKYVYKVCPYKKASQVEGHSSTNLGRWDKFEESYRIMHFSNGDKCWNGPDRSLKVRLRCGLNNELNGVDEPSRCEYVAVLSTPALCVEEKLKELQQKLDSASSDLPGHDEL, from the exons ATGAAGCTCCTAGCGCTCCCCCTCCTCCTATGGATCtttgccgccaccgccgccccgtTCAGTCTACCTCTCGAGACCCTCGGCATCGCTCCGCAAG ATGAGGCGTACTATAGGGGCGGCGTGATCAAGTGCAGGAACGGATCGGGCAAGTTCACCAGGGATCAGCTGAACGACGACTTCTGCGACTGCGCCGACGGCACCGACGAGCCCG GGACTTCTGCATGCCCAGAGGGGAAATTCTACTGCCAGAATGCTGGCCATTCTCCAATTACGATCTTCTCATCGTGGGTGAATGATGGTATATGCG ATTGTTGTGATGGGAGTGATGAATATGGTAGCAACACTACTTGTAAGAATACATGCTGGGAAGCTGGCAAGGCCGCTAGGGagaaattgaagaagaaagTAGCTACATATAAAAGTGGCGTCGTTATTCGGAATCAGGAGGTTGAAAAGGCAAAAGTGGCAATTGCTAAAGATGAAGCCGAGCTAACAAAACTGAAGGGTGAAGAGAAGATACTCCAAGGGCTtgttgacaagctcaaag AGCAAAAGAGATTAATAGAGAaggcagaggaagaggagcgcttaataaaagagaaggaagaaaagagaattaaagaagaagctgAAAAGAAAGCTGCTGAGGAAAAGAAAGCACCTGATGCCTCTCAGGAAGCAGATTCTCAGGACACTAACCAGAATGCGCAAGAAGGTGAAAGCAAG GTAGCTGAACATCATGATGGACATGTCACGGACAATGAAAATCACTCACCAGAAAGTGGGACATCTGTTGAGGAG CTGGACATTAAAGCTGGAACTGGAGATGATGCACTGCCGAAGGAGATGTCTGCAGTACCTACAAAAGAGCAG GACCTTACTTCTGTCAACTCTGAAGGTTTATCAAAGGAGGATTTAGGTCGTTTGGTAGCTTCCCGCTGGACTGGAGAAAATGTAGATGATGTTGGTAAAGGCGATAAAAAGGGTCATGAGGATGAGCTTGATATACCAGAACCCGCAGAAGAAGGACTAGAAGATGTGCATGATATACCAGAACCCGCAGAAGAAAATTATGCTGGCTATCATTCAGAAGTTGAGGATGACAGGCATAAATTTGATGATGACTTGTCTAATGCATCAGATGATGAATATGCAGATGATCATGAAGAACCTGATGAGTCTTATAAATCTGACGACGACCACAAAAGTGACTCTTATAAATCTGATGACGACCACAAAG GACAAGCATCATGGCTAGACAAGATTCAGCAAACTGCACAAAATGTTCTACAAAAATTCAACTTTTTCAAGACCCCCGTGGATTTGTCAG AGGCATCTCATGTTCGGAAGGAGTATGACGATGCCAGCACAAAGCTGTCCAAAATTCAGTCTAGGATAACCACTCTGACGGACAAGCTAAAGCAAGATTTTG GCAACGAGAAGGAGTTCTATTACTTCTATGACCAGTGCTTCGAAGGCAAGGAGGGCAA GTATGTTTACAAGGTCTGTCCGTACAAGAAAGCTTCACAGGTGGAAGGACACAGTTCCACTAACCTGGG GCGCTGGGACAAATTTGAAGAATCATACAGAATAATGCACTTCTCCAATGGAGACAAATGCTGGAATGGCCCTGACAGAAGCCTGAAG GTTAGGCTTAGATGTGGGCTGAACAACGAGCTTAATGGCGTCGATGAGCCCAGCAGATGCGA GTACGTCGCTGTATTGTCTACTCCTGCACTATGCGTTGAGGAGAAGCTGAAG GAGCTGCAACAGAAACTCGACTCCGCGTCTTCGGACCTGCCCGGCCATGATGAGCTCTAA
- the LOC100826220 gene encoding glucosidase 2 subunit beta isoform X1, giving the protein MKLLALPLLLWIFAATAAPFSLPLETLGIAPQDEAYYRGGVIKCRNGSGKFTRDQLNDDFCDCADGTDEPGTSACPEGKFYCQNAGHSPITIFSSWVNDGICDCCDGSDEYGSNTTCKNTCWEAGKAAREKLKKKVATYKSGVVIRNQEVEKAKVAIAKDEAELTKLKGEEKILQGLVDKLKEQKRLIEKAEEEERLIKEKEEKRIKEEAEKKAAEEKKAPDASQEADSQDTNQNAQEGESKVAEHHDGHVTDNENHSPESGTSVEELDIKAGTGDDALPKEMSAVPTKEQDLTSVNSEGLSKEDLGRLVASRWTGENVDDVGKGDKKGHEDELDIPEPAEEGLEDVHDIPEPAEENYAGYHSEVEDDRHKFDDDLSNASDDEYADDHEEPDESYKSDDDHKSDSYKSDDDHKGDDHSDLTASGQASWLDKIQQTAQNVLQKFNFFKTPVDLSEASHVRKEYDDASTKLSKIQSRITTLTDKLKQDFGNEKEFYYFYDQCFEGKEGKYVYKVCPYKKASQVEGHSSTNLGRWDKFEESYRIMHFSNGDKCWNGPDRSLKVRLRCGLNNELNGVDEPSRCEYVAVLSTPALCVEEKLKELQQKLDSASSDLPGHDEL; this is encoded by the exons ATGAAGCTCCTAGCGCTCCCCCTCCTCCTATGGATCtttgccgccaccgccgccccgtTCAGTCTACCTCTCGAGACCCTCGGCATCGCTCCGCAAG ATGAGGCGTACTATAGGGGCGGCGTGATCAAGTGCAGGAACGGATCGGGCAAGTTCACCAGGGATCAGCTGAACGACGACTTCTGCGACTGCGCCGACGGCACCGACGAGCCCG GGACTTCTGCATGCCCAGAGGGGAAATTCTACTGCCAGAATGCTGGCCATTCTCCAATTACGATCTTCTCATCGTGGGTGAATGATGGTATATGCG ATTGTTGTGATGGGAGTGATGAATATGGTAGCAACACTACTTGTAAGAATACATGCTGGGAAGCTGGCAAGGCCGCTAGGGagaaattgaagaagaaagTAGCTACATATAAAAGTGGCGTCGTTATTCGGAATCAGGAGGTTGAAAAGGCAAAAGTGGCAATTGCTAAAGATGAAGCCGAGCTAACAAAACTGAAGGGTGAAGAGAAGATACTCCAAGGGCTtgttgacaagctcaaag AGCAAAAGAGATTAATAGAGAaggcagaggaagaggagcgcttaataaaagagaaggaagaaaagagaattaaagaagaagctgAAAAGAAAGCTGCTGAGGAAAAGAAAGCACCTGATGCCTCTCAGGAAGCAGATTCTCAGGACACTAACCAGAATGCGCAAGAAGGTGAAAGCAAG GTAGCTGAACATCATGATGGACATGTCACGGACAATGAAAATCACTCACCAGAAAGTGGGACATCTGTTGAGGAG CTGGACATTAAAGCTGGAACTGGAGATGATGCACTGCCGAAGGAGATGTCTGCAGTACCTACAAAAGAGCAG GACCTTACTTCTGTCAACTCTGAAGGTTTATCAAAGGAGGATTTAGGTCGTTTGGTAGCTTCCCGCTGGACTGGAGAAAATGTAGATGATGTTGGTAAAGGCGATAAAAAGGGTCATGAGGATGAGCTTGATATACCAGAACCCGCAGAAGAAGGACTAGAAGATGTGCATGATATACCAGAACCCGCAGAAGAAAATTATGCTGGCTATCATTCAGAAGTTGAGGATGACAGGCATAAATTTGATGATGACTTGTCTAATGCATCAGATGATGAATATGCAGATGATCATGAAGAACCTGATGAGTCTTATAAATCTGACGACGACCACAAAAGTGACTCTTATAAATCTGATGACGACCACAAAGGTGATGACCATtcag ATTTAACTGCCTCAGGACAAGCATCATGGCTAGACAAGATTCAGCAAACTGCACAAAATGTTCTACAAAAATTCAACTTTTTCAAGACCCCCGTGGATTTGTCAG AGGCATCTCATGTTCGGAAGGAGTATGACGATGCCAGCACAAAGCTGTCCAAAATTCAGTCTAGGATAACCACTCTGACGGACAAGCTAAAGCAAGATTTTG GCAACGAGAAGGAGTTCTATTACTTCTATGACCAGTGCTTCGAAGGCAAGGAGGGCAA GTATGTTTACAAGGTCTGTCCGTACAAGAAAGCTTCACAGGTGGAAGGACACAGTTCCACTAACCTGGG GCGCTGGGACAAATTTGAAGAATCATACAGAATAATGCACTTCTCCAATGGAGACAAATGCTGGAATGGCCCTGACAGAAGCCTGAAG GTTAGGCTTAGATGTGGGCTGAACAACGAGCTTAATGGCGTCGATGAGCCCAGCAGATGCGA GTACGTCGCTGTATTGTCTACTCCTGCACTATGCGTTGAGGAGAAGCTGAAG GAGCTGCAACAGAAACTCGACTCCGCGTCTTCGGACCTGCCCGGCCATGATGAGCTCTAA
- the LOC100826220 gene encoding glucosidase 2 subunit beta isoform X2: MKLLALPLLLWIFAATAAPFSLPLETLGIAPQDEAYYRGGVIKCRNGSGKFTRDQLNDDFCDCADGTDEPGTSACPEGKFYCQNAGHSPITIFSSWVNDGICDCCDGSDEYGSNTTCKNTCWEAGKAAREKLKKKVATYKSGVVIRNQEVEKAKVAIAKDEAELTKLKGEEKILQGLVDKLKEQKRLIEKAEEEERLIKEKEEKRIKEEAEKKAAEEKKAPDASQEADSQDTNQNAQEGESKVAEHHDGHVTDNENHSPESGTSVEELDIKAGTGDDALPKEMSAVPTKEQDLTSVNSEGLSKEDLGRLVASRWTGENVDDVGKGDKKGHEDELDIPEPAEEGLEDVHDIPEPAEENYAGYHSEVEDDRHKFDDDLSNASDDEYADDHEEPDESYKSDDDHKSDSYKSDDDHKGDDHSGQASWLDKIQQTAQNVLQKFNFFKTPVDLSEASHVRKEYDDASTKLSKIQSRITTLTDKLKQDFGNEKEFYYFYDQCFEGKEGKYVYKVCPYKKASQVEGHSSTNLGRWDKFEESYRIMHFSNGDKCWNGPDRSLKVRLRCGLNNELNGVDEPSRCEYVAVLSTPALCVEEKLKELQQKLDSASSDLPGHDEL, encoded by the exons ATGAAGCTCCTAGCGCTCCCCCTCCTCCTATGGATCtttgccgccaccgccgccccgtTCAGTCTACCTCTCGAGACCCTCGGCATCGCTCCGCAAG ATGAGGCGTACTATAGGGGCGGCGTGATCAAGTGCAGGAACGGATCGGGCAAGTTCACCAGGGATCAGCTGAACGACGACTTCTGCGACTGCGCCGACGGCACCGACGAGCCCG GGACTTCTGCATGCCCAGAGGGGAAATTCTACTGCCAGAATGCTGGCCATTCTCCAATTACGATCTTCTCATCGTGGGTGAATGATGGTATATGCG ATTGTTGTGATGGGAGTGATGAATATGGTAGCAACACTACTTGTAAGAATACATGCTGGGAAGCTGGCAAGGCCGCTAGGGagaaattgaagaagaaagTAGCTACATATAAAAGTGGCGTCGTTATTCGGAATCAGGAGGTTGAAAAGGCAAAAGTGGCAATTGCTAAAGATGAAGCCGAGCTAACAAAACTGAAGGGTGAAGAGAAGATACTCCAAGGGCTtgttgacaagctcaaag AGCAAAAGAGATTAATAGAGAaggcagaggaagaggagcgcttaataaaagagaaggaagaaaagagaattaaagaagaagctgAAAAGAAAGCTGCTGAGGAAAAGAAAGCACCTGATGCCTCTCAGGAAGCAGATTCTCAGGACACTAACCAGAATGCGCAAGAAGGTGAAAGCAAG GTAGCTGAACATCATGATGGACATGTCACGGACAATGAAAATCACTCACCAGAAAGTGGGACATCTGTTGAGGAG CTGGACATTAAAGCTGGAACTGGAGATGATGCACTGCCGAAGGAGATGTCTGCAGTACCTACAAAAGAGCAG GACCTTACTTCTGTCAACTCTGAAGGTTTATCAAAGGAGGATTTAGGTCGTTTGGTAGCTTCCCGCTGGACTGGAGAAAATGTAGATGATGTTGGTAAAGGCGATAAAAAGGGTCATGAGGATGAGCTTGATATACCAGAACCCGCAGAAGAAGGACTAGAAGATGTGCATGATATACCAGAACCCGCAGAAGAAAATTATGCTGGCTATCATTCAGAAGTTGAGGATGACAGGCATAAATTTGATGATGACTTGTCTAATGCATCAGATGATGAATATGCAGATGATCATGAAGAACCTGATGAGTCTTATAAATCTGACGACGACCACAAAAGTGACTCTTATAAATCTGATGACGACCACAAAGGTGATGACCATtcag GACAAGCATCATGGCTAGACAAGATTCAGCAAACTGCACAAAATGTTCTACAAAAATTCAACTTTTTCAAGACCCCCGTGGATTTGTCAG AGGCATCTCATGTTCGGAAGGAGTATGACGATGCCAGCACAAAGCTGTCCAAAATTCAGTCTAGGATAACCACTCTGACGGACAAGCTAAAGCAAGATTTTG GCAACGAGAAGGAGTTCTATTACTTCTATGACCAGTGCTTCGAAGGCAAGGAGGGCAA GTATGTTTACAAGGTCTGTCCGTACAAGAAAGCTTCACAGGTGGAAGGACACAGTTCCACTAACCTGGG GCGCTGGGACAAATTTGAAGAATCATACAGAATAATGCACTTCTCCAATGGAGACAAATGCTGGAATGGCCCTGACAGAAGCCTGAAG GTTAGGCTTAGATGTGGGCTGAACAACGAGCTTAATGGCGTCGATGAGCCCAGCAGATGCGA GTACGTCGCTGTATTGTCTACTCCTGCACTATGCGTTGAGGAGAAGCTGAAG GAGCTGCAACAGAAACTCGACTCCGCGTCTTCGGACCTGCCCGGCCATGATGAGCTCTAA
- the LOC100826220 gene encoding glucosidase 2 subunit beta isoform X3 — translation MKLLALPLLLWIFAATAAPFSLPLETLGIAPQDEAYYRGGVIKCRNGSGKFTRDQLNDDFCDCADGTDEPGTSACPEGKFYCQNAGHSPITIFSSWVNDGICDCCDGSDEYGSNTTCKNTCWEAGKAAREKLKKKVATYKSGVVIRNQEVEKAKVAIAKDEAELTKLKGEEKILQGLVDKLKEQKRLIEKAEEEERLIKEKEEKRIKEEAEKKAAEEKKAPDASQEADSQDTNQNAQEGESKVAEHHDGHVTDNENHSPESGTSVEELDIKAGTGDDALPKEMSAVPTKEQDLTSVNSEGLSKEDLGRLVASRWTGENVDDVGKGDKKGHEDELDIPEPAEEGLEDVHDIPEPAEENYAGYHSEVEDDRHKFDDDLSNASDDEYADDHEEPDESYKSDDDHKSDSYKSDDDHKDLTASGQASWLDKIQQTAQNVLQKFNFFKTPVDLSEASHVRKEYDDASTKLSKIQSRITTLTDKLKQDFGNEKEFYYFYDQCFEGKEGKYVYKVCPYKKASQVEGHSSTNLGRWDKFEESYRIMHFSNGDKCWNGPDRSLKVRLRCGLNNELNGVDEPSRCEYVAVLSTPALCVEEKLKELQQKLDSASSDLPGHDEL, via the exons ATGAAGCTCCTAGCGCTCCCCCTCCTCCTATGGATCtttgccgccaccgccgccccgtTCAGTCTACCTCTCGAGACCCTCGGCATCGCTCCGCAAG ATGAGGCGTACTATAGGGGCGGCGTGATCAAGTGCAGGAACGGATCGGGCAAGTTCACCAGGGATCAGCTGAACGACGACTTCTGCGACTGCGCCGACGGCACCGACGAGCCCG GGACTTCTGCATGCCCAGAGGGGAAATTCTACTGCCAGAATGCTGGCCATTCTCCAATTACGATCTTCTCATCGTGGGTGAATGATGGTATATGCG ATTGTTGTGATGGGAGTGATGAATATGGTAGCAACACTACTTGTAAGAATACATGCTGGGAAGCTGGCAAGGCCGCTAGGGagaaattgaagaagaaagTAGCTACATATAAAAGTGGCGTCGTTATTCGGAATCAGGAGGTTGAAAAGGCAAAAGTGGCAATTGCTAAAGATGAAGCCGAGCTAACAAAACTGAAGGGTGAAGAGAAGATACTCCAAGGGCTtgttgacaagctcaaag AGCAAAAGAGATTAATAGAGAaggcagaggaagaggagcgcttaataaaagagaaggaagaaaagagaattaaagaagaagctgAAAAGAAAGCTGCTGAGGAAAAGAAAGCACCTGATGCCTCTCAGGAAGCAGATTCTCAGGACACTAACCAGAATGCGCAAGAAGGTGAAAGCAAG GTAGCTGAACATCATGATGGACATGTCACGGACAATGAAAATCACTCACCAGAAAGTGGGACATCTGTTGAGGAG CTGGACATTAAAGCTGGAACTGGAGATGATGCACTGCCGAAGGAGATGTCTGCAGTACCTACAAAAGAGCAG GACCTTACTTCTGTCAACTCTGAAGGTTTATCAAAGGAGGATTTAGGTCGTTTGGTAGCTTCCCGCTGGACTGGAGAAAATGTAGATGATGTTGGTAAAGGCGATAAAAAGGGTCATGAGGATGAGCTTGATATACCAGAACCCGCAGAAGAAGGACTAGAAGATGTGCATGATATACCAGAACCCGCAGAAGAAAATTATGCTGGCTATCATTCAGAAGTTGAGGATGACAGGCATAAATTTGATGATGACTTGTCTAATGCATCAGATGATGAATATGCAGATGATCATGAAGAACCTGATGAGTCTTATAAATCTGACGACGACCACAAAAGTGACTCTTATAAATCTGATGACGACCACAAAG ATTTAACTGCCTCAGGACAAGCATCATGGCTAGACAAGATTCAGCAAACTGCACAAAATGTTCTACAAAAATTCAACTTTTTCAAGACCCCCGTGGATTTGTCAG AGGCATCTCATGTTCGGAAGGAGTATGACGATGCCAGCACAAAGCTGTCCAAAATTCAGTCTAGGATAACCACTCTGACGGACAAGCTAAAGCAAGATTTTG GCAACGAGAAGGAGTTCTATTACTTCTATGACCAGTGCTTCGAAGGCAAGGAGGGCAA GTATGTTTACAAGGTCTGTCCGTACAAGAAAGCTTCACAGGTGGAAGGACACAGTTCCACTAACCTGGG GCGCTGGGACAAATTTGAAGAATCATACAGAATAATGCACTTCTCCAATGGAGACAAATGCTGGAATGGCCCTGACAGAAGCCTGAAG GTTAGGCTTAGATGTGGGCTGAACAACGAGCTTAATGGCGTCGATGAGCCCAGCAGATGCGA GTACGTCGCTGTATTGTCTACTCCTGCACTATGCGTTGAGGAGAAGCTGAAG GAGCTGCAACAGAAACTCGACTCCGCGTCTTCGGACCTGCCCGGCCATGATGAGCTCTAA